A portion of the Amyelois transitella isolate CPQ chromosome 2, ilAmyTran1.1, whole genome shotgun sequence genome contains these proteins:
- the LOC106143669 gene encoding uncharacterized protein LOC106143669: MLCRANFFLIGFILRITSVSPIAEIDPDDEVLHLIGEPDFRDVRLRWEYGKEDDEDKTNLLAFQVHYCELQAWGQYRCRTKVIDDLEEERASRMVADSSTTTVQPGGRRGRMYSARITGLRMATTYSFEVRPVKRDARDLADPNSIGSKIIIVPTKGFSARATQCLPHASEVEVSTGPYFGGRIAVEAADGGPERCSLQGNPNSAQDAYILRIHHEECGSEVNETTVATYVIVQENLPILTHSTRRFLVLCTYKPETLTVRAGINLPKANPGDVLHHMRPIGSAEPYDNQELDYNELQPARLEADKEQTEQSMFGEITLVMFLVVAAFGGIALLIWKMVPQDYRDNISIATMSSLTRSGIFGRRNRDRFSDQSSIYSITLSEKDEGTMKKNGADNTSEA, translated from the exons AAGTTCTTCACCTAATTGGCGAGCCCGATTTCCGGGATGTTCGGCTACGTTGGGAGTACGGAAAAGAAGATGATGAAGACAAAACTAATCTTCTAGCCTTTCAAGTCCACTACTGTGAGCTTCAAGCATGGGGACAATACCGGTGTCGGACGAAG gtaATAGATGATTTAGAAGAGGAGAGGGCCAGCCGTATGGTAGCAGACTCGTCCACAACCACGGTGCAGCCAGGCGGTCGGCGCGGGCGCATGTATAGCGCGCGCATTACTGGTTTGCGGATGGCGACTACGTACTCGTTCGAAGTGCGACCTGTTAAGCGGGACGCCCGTGACCTGGCCGACCCTAACTCTATTGgatctaaaattattatcgTTCCGACTAAGGGAT tttcggCTCGCGCAACGCAATGCTTGCCGCATGCAAGTGAGGTGGAAGTTTCGACAGGACCCTATTTCGGAGGCCGCATAGCTGTCGAGGCCGCGGACGGAGGCCCGGAGCGGTGTTCTCTACAAGGCAACCCCAACAGCGCACAGGACGCGTACATCTTGCGAATTCACCACGAGGAGTGCGGCTCCGAAGTAAACGAGACCACGGTGGCTACATACGTCATCGTGCAAGAGAACTTGCCCATCCTCACGCATAGTACTAGGCG cTTTCTGGTTCTGTGTACGTACAAGCCAGAGACGCTTACTGTTCGCGCCGGGATAAATCTGCCCAAAGCCAACCCCGGCGATGTGCTGCACCACATGAGGCCCATCGGGTCGGCGGAGCCCTACGACAACCAGGAGTTGGACTACAACGAACTGCAGCCAGCTAGGCTCGAGGCGGACAAGGAGCAAACGGAACAAA gcaTGTTCGGCGAAATCACACTAGTAATGTTTCTGGTGGTTGCGGCATTTGGCGGCATCGCTCTTTTGATTTGGAAAATGGTTCCGCAGGATTACAGAGACAACATATCCATAGCAACAATGTCATCTTTGACACGCAGCGGTATTTTTGGTAGAAGAAACAGGGACAGATTTTCAGATCAAAGTTCAATATACTCAATTACACTATCGGAAAAGGACGAAGGGACTATGAAAAAGAATGGCGCGGACAATACTTCCGAGGCGTGA